In the genome of Oncorhynchus mykiss isolate Arlee chromosome 30, USDA_OmykA_1.1, whole genome shotgun sequence, the window agggttggtcctggtcagttcctggatgggagaccagatgctgctggaagtggtgttggagggccagtaggaggcactctttcctctggtctaaaaaaatatcacaatataccagggcagtgattgggacactgccctgtgtagggtgctgtctttcggatgggacgttaaacgggtgtcctgattctctgaggtcattaaagatcccatggcacttatcgtaggagtaggggtgttaaccatggtgtcctggctaaattcccaatctggccctcaaaccatcacggtcacctaataatccccagttaacaattggctcattaatccctgtaactattcccaggttgttgctgcaaatgagaacgtgttctcagtcaacttacctggtaaaataacggataaataaaaatactgctcaggaagaagacgtgttctgtctcctagagattaatgtactttggtgtgaaaagtgcaaatcaatcccagaacaacagcaaaggaccttgtgaagatggtggaggaaacaggtacaaaagtatctatatccacagtaaaatgagtcctatattgacaaaaCCTGAACTGctgctaagcaaggaagaagccactgctcaaaaaacgccataaaaaaagccagactactgtttgcaactgcacatggggacaaaggttgtactttttggagaaatgtcctctggtctgatgaatcaaaaatagaactgtttggccataatgaccattgttatgtttggaggaaaaaaggggaggcttgcaagctgaagaacaccatcccaaccgtgaagcacaggggtggcagcatcatgttgtgggggtgctttcctgcaggagggactggtgcacttcacaaaatagatggcattatgaggatggaatattatgtggatatcttgaagcaacatctcaagacctcagtcaggaagttgaagcttggtcgcaaatgggtcttccaaatggacaatgacccgaagcatacttccaaagttgtggcaaaatggctgaaggacaacaaagtcaaggtattggagtgcccatcgcaaagtcctgacctcaatcccatagaaaatatgttggcagaactgaaaaagcgtgtgcgagcaaggaagcctacgaacctgactcagttacaccagctctgtcaggaggaatgggccaaaattcacccaaccaattgtgggaagcttgtggaaggctacccgaaacgtttgacccacgttaaaccatttaaaggcaatgctaccaaatactaattgagtgtatgtaaacttctgacccactgggaatgtgatgaaataaataatagctgaaattaatcattctctctactattattctgacatttcacattcttaaaatgaagtggggATCcgtactgacctaagacagggaatttttactaggatctaggattaaatgtcagtaattgtgaaaaactgagtttaaatgtatttggctaaggtgtatgtaaacttccgacttcaactgtaggtctatCTCATTAGTATCTTATACATATTTTTGTGATCCAATTAATTGACTTTTATACTTTGTATGTTATAATTAGCTAGGGCGCTTTTCTCCACAAGGAATGTGGTACGTTACAGACCCAACTACATGATATTATGGTATCCCATCCTCATAACCATGTTTGCCAGTGACAGTCTCTTCCCATTCAAATATTTTTGTTCAACAAAAAGTTCAGTAATAGACCCATGTAAACCCACTTCATATTGCGAGGGTTGTTTTGTTTGTGCAATGCTGTCAGTGCCTCTGTATATTGTATATAAAAGTGGATCCTCGTGATTGTATTGTCCTTCCTTTTTAGACCACATAGGCCTAATAAAATAGTTTGAATGGTAGGCTAACCGCTGaatctgggtctctctctctctctctctctctctctctctctcggtggtgACTTAAAGAAGAATAAAGTTAAGGCCTTAACATCTTGCTGAATTTATCTGAACTAACATCTATCTGAATTTCTGTCGCTGTCCATTCCGAAATTGCTAAACGAATTGGCCTACCTCATCGCAGCTCGTTTGCTTGCACTTGCTTATACTTAGAGCTAAGTGTTAATTGTATAACAAATATTGTGAATTTACTGAACACAAAGGTAATAATGTTGGTGTATGGTTCAAAAGTCAAAACTCATGTTGACATTATTATTGAAGGAGAATGTGGTTCTTATCCAGTTACACAAATCAACACGGAGTCAAAAGAAACCATATTTATTTAAGAAAGTCAGCCATAAGCTCCACTCTCGGGACTGCTTTATGTAGACCCTAAACACCTTCTGTCACAGTTGTAGTGCATTTAATGTTTTGTTTAgagttgtgtagtggctttgctggcaagCATCTAAAAGAATAGGTCATTTTCCCCATCAAGATTGACGGCTAAAATCATGTTCCATGCCATGGAGAATTGTGGGTTAGGGATGGCTATCTTTTGTTTTTAGGAGACTACCACGTGTATGTGAGTTTAATCTGCTAATAACAGTTTTCTTTTCTTATCTGCCAAGGTGCACCTCGGCAGACCCAGGAGGACAGGCTGAGCGGCCACCCACATTGCTTGCACCAGAGGATGAAAATGATCTGGTGCAGTACTGTATCTACTGCGCCAGACATGGGTTCCCCTTCACCAGACAGAGGCTGACAAAATATGCAGGTGTTTATGTGTGTAGaattgtgtttatgtgtgtaggTTGTTCTTGTTCTGTTTATTTATTAACCACTTGCATCCTGACTCTCTCTTACAGAAAAACACCTCAccaaagggaagcatcagggagttttttTGTATTGGTGACGTCTGGGTTCTGCTGCCGGAGCAACTGAGGATACCTCAGACGGCTCATCAGGCTTTCATGCCTCACCCGGTACCTCGATGTCAAGACTTGGTTGTCGGGTCAATCATCTGTTGCCAAGTCTACCGAGGATACTGTTAGGGTTCGTTCCTTTCGTCCTTGTCTatcattggtgaaattagcattatgacaatatatttaattaaatcattcaaaaacctttaatgcaattgcagacagaagttgacaatcaGGAACATAGCACGCATGTTTCCGAGTAAATTCTGCATCAAACAAAAAGTCTCCAGTTTTGTTACACCCTTAGTCTATCCTGGTGATGTCACTACCTACCCCACGTCATTACCTTTTTACTCCTGAGACCAAAACCCTGTATAAACAATGGCTTTTAGTGTTATCTTAAACTTAGCAGTAAACATCCACTCCCCAAAGCTGATTTATTGTGGAATGTTTTGACTAGTCTTATCTCTACTCTCCTACAGAGCTCCTTCTTCACAGTCGCACATTCTCAGAGGGGCCTTTttataagaaagagagagagagaactaaaaAACAATTGTGGAATACTAAACCTCTAAAATGAATAcatattgttaatctgtagtctacAACCCTATTAATATAATATAAGGAGGGGTCTTATAACCCCTCccctattaatacaacataagaatAATCAATTATTCTAATACATCAACAATTTTGGTACAACCCTTTTCATGACCCCTAGGTGAACCCGACAATACCTCAGCTAGTTCGTCAGGCTTTCATGCCTTAGCTAGTTTGTCAGGTCCTCAAGACTTGGTGGGCTCGGGAGGTTCCCATGCCACAGCTGGCTTGCCAGGCTCTGGCGCGTCAGGCAGCTCGTCAGGTTCCCGCGCTTCAGCAGAGGTGACCAGTCCGCTCCTGATCCCAGGGATCGTCTCTTTTGTCGGCATCCTGTGGCTGGAGCAGCGCATCGGGGAGAGGTTACTGTGTcatgtatactccctctccggcctctaggttaCCAGGCTGCTGActattatgcacacctgtcacgCGCACCAGCAATcattacactcacctggactccatcacctccttgattaccttccctatatttgTCACTCcacttggttctttcctcaggtgtaaTTGACTCTGTTCCATGTCAGTGCGTTGTTCTTGGTTTATgttctgtttatttattaaacACTCACTCCCTTTACTTaattcccgactctcagcgcattCGTTACAAACTGAAATTAAGCTAACTATTGGAactttagcaaccaggaaatggcagagcaatttctgcatagtgcatctttaagtagATGTAAACCAATGCATGATGCCAAAGATTCTGaatatactgacaagatacatCTCTCTGCCCTAACAAttggagtcattgtccacaaAGCAGCACAGCGGGCTGTCTTGCTCCTGCCTATCCATTCTTTGTATTGGTGGATACATCTAATTATTGTAATCCTCTTTTGAATATTCGatgagggttgttgacgtcaaccgactgtattcaatggagagacGCTATGCTACTAGTCTCACAACATGAATACGCTTAGCGATCTCAACAACTCAGATATagtgtttttttaaatcaaagttgcagggatgtcacgtgtcctgcTTATATCAGTACTCCCGTAAGAACTTAAGCATTACAAAACGTCTATTAGATCAAATAAACCTCACATAGCAAATAAgccatacatttttttggttaccaaattcaacactcattgacctccatgcaaaaactccttgcttggtgggcgaaacaacgaaaaaacgccacctgctggagggagacagattttccGCCAAGTTGGGTCTCTCCCTTTTTCTTCCTCTGATAATGCTCACCCCACGCAGCGTTGCAGTCACACTTGCAGCTCATTTTGGGTTTCAGTTACGAGGTGAAAACACCTGCTGCCACTAAAATCCAGAGTCCAATTCCAGAAGGGGAGATATGAAAAACGGCCTTCACCCAGATATTTAACTTCTACTGTTTGTGTCTCATCATAGATTTAGTGAACAAAATCAAACTACCTAGCTAAATTATCTAGCTAGGCTTTCATTACCCTTGTTTATTAAATAAAATCCAAAGGGGTTGCCAAGGGAATCTTTTTCAGTTGGCTACAATAATTCTTAACATTGTAGCTTGGTAAAGGTAGTTTATATTTGATCTATTTTACCAGGAACATTGATGTTTATTTCAAAATGTTTCATCCATCCTCATGAAATTGCATTTAAATGAATAGGCCtacagaaaatatattttaattctaGTTCTGGTGATTCAATTCTAGTTCTTCTCATTCTACTAGTTCAATGGGTGCAACTGTAGATCATGACATCACAACTCAGAATATTTCATAAGATAGCTATGTTTATTGCAGAATGTTGAAGGTGTTCAGTATGTTTTCAGGAACAAATTAAATAAGTTGTTCATTCCTGGCGATGTGCTGTCATTAACCTGGAATTTAGAGAAGAATGAGCAGAATAAACTAGAGATAAAATGAAAATCTGAACAAAATGTCACACTTAATCCAAGACACATTCTAACAAATGACAGAGAAATCAAATTTTATATACCAGAATAATTCTGCTCATTTGGATGTTCACCCATTGGCATATTACTGGGCTCTCTGCAGTGTTCTGTTGTCCCTTGCTGGTGGCCTGCATGGGCCCTCACATTGAAGGTGGATGACATTGCATTTACAgtttcactgtggggacaatACATGTGGACAGAATCATAGGCAAAACCCTGGGGCTGCATGGATGATGGAGTAGGGCAAAGATAAGAGGCAACACCGTGAGTTGGGCTGTTGATCAGTGCATAGTGTGGAAGGACCACATCAGGGGCAGCCTGGCAGCAGCGATGGTCTGAGGGTTTGATTGGCATGTAGGCACCACTCATGGGGCAGAGGGTTTGAAAGAAGTTGGCACCACACATACGTATGTGATGGGAGCTGAACCGGGTCCCAAAGTCCTGGTGCATTGGCAAGTTGGCCTGGTCAGGGAGGTAGCCTTGCTCTTGCCCACGGCCAATCACAGTCCTAGATCCTCCTGGGCAAGCCACAGCTGTTGGCATCCCGGCCATAAACTCAGCGCGTGCCAGGTGGCAAGGTCTCCAGCTGCTACCACATGCTTCAGGTCTAACATCCTGGCACTCTGGCATGGCCGCAGTAGGCGCTGTGTTACATGGCCTTTGTGAATCTACAGGGATGATAATAAGAGGAGATGTGTTAGGAGGGTTAATGACACACAATATTAATTTTAActtaaagaaaataaataacaacatgaaGTGATGAACTACAATTGATACATTACGGTCAGTATGATATAAAAAAAGAGCATTCTATATTATCCTTCACAGCTATCTGCTATTCAACTGACCTGCTTCTCTGGACCAGCTGTGAATGAACTGGGGTTGTTGTGGTTGAACATACATCTGTGTCACTCCCATAATGCTTTGGGAGACCAATGGAATCATATATGGTGTTCTTCTGCTCTCCTCATTCACATGAAATGCTAGTGCATTCTGACCAGTGCACTGATGCATGTGCACTGATGCCTGGGTGAGAGGCAATGAAGGGGGTCTTGTTTCCTCCTGGGCCAAAAATGGGGGATGAAGCAGAGTGGCTGTTGTTTCCTGTGGAGCTGGTACAGATGGGTTTGGTAAACTGGGTGGCACAATAGGAGGGTACATTGATCGGAGGGCCTCTATTTCCTCTGCCTTGGAGGTCTTTGTTTCCTCTGGTTGTGAGATGGCTGGGCACATCACACTGGGGACTGTAATGGCTTGTGGCTTTGAGATAGATGGTGGGCTAAGCAATGGGAGGTCTCCACTTTCTTGAGCAATGGAAATCGTCGGGAGCACCAAACAGAGTGTATTAGCCTCCTGTCCAGCTGAAATCGGAGGATACACTAAACTAGAAGCACTTATTTCTTCTGCTGCTGAAACACCTGGTGGCATGAAGGTGGGTGGGCCCATAACATTGAAGCCTGTCATCTCATCTGACACCTTGGGTAAAATACCAAAGTTCACCCCATTCATTTGATCCACTATCATTTCATTCATGTAGGGGTTGTAGGCATTTGCATCAGGTAATGCTGTATTTACGTCCATGTGCTTGTAGAAAGAGTTGTCTCCAGGTGAAAGTGGATTCCAACCAAGTTGGGTTAAGACAGGCTTATTTCCACCACCAAAAAGCGGAGGGTCCTCAGTCACCACTAAGGGCGTGACCAATTTGGTGGCTGGCTGATCTTTGACCATTTGTGATGGGGCTATAGGCGGGGTCAAACAGTGTGTGCAGTCAGACTGGGCGTTGCCCGGTGCACCAGTGGCAGCACCACCAGCTGCTGCTCGAGCATTCCTAATTTTCTTACTGACTGATGAGTCTCTCTGAAACACTATGGTCTCTGGGACATTGTCTGACTGCACCACAATCATGTACTCACAGGGCACAGAAGGTGTCCTGATCAGAACAGCATTGGATATGAGATCGATCTCACTCAGTGGGACCCTCTCGAAGAGAGCTGACTCGGTTCGCCGGGTCCGGTCTGAAGCAGCAGAGTTGATGTCACAGTCAGCCGTCATGCAGTCGGTGCTGGATTTCCTGCGGAAGACGACTACATCATCGGTCTGCTCTGCTGAGATGGGGTGAGGGGACACGTTAGAGACACCTGTCTGCAGAAGGCTCTGAAGGCCATTGTCATTGAGGTATTGGCTTGCTAGGGAAGTTACTTCTGAAGCTTCAATTGAGTCTGATAGAACAGGCAATGTTGAGACGGTGTACAGAATGTCCTGGCTGTGGATCCAGGGTTGCTCAGCACCCTGCTCCTCCACTCCTGGAATACTGGGAAGGGTTGGGAAAATCCAGACCGGAGGGTGAACTCCACATGGTTGGACATATGGACCAACAGAAGAGACTGCTGTGGCACTTTCATTCTGAACTGCCAGTGGAGCAATCACAGTTCCAATGCCATGACTTGGTAACTTAGGCACTATAAAATTAAAACAAATATGATTGACTTGTCAGGTGTTCAATTGTAATTTCTTAAAAAGCCTGATTTGTAACAGAAACATGAATTAATGTATTTATTACAGTACTCTTCAGGTAAATGTTTTGGTGCCTGGGCATGGCCTTATCATTATGAACTATTATCTAGTTAGGCCTACCTTTAGTTGTATTGAATTCTCTCACGAGGGCTTTGATAGCAAGAGTTGGATTTTCTGTACACAACATAGCAAGAAAATATGTTACTTCAGTTTTCGCAACAGATTTCATCCTATGTTGAAAAAAACGAATGCTATTCTCCACAAACATGTATACCTGTCCTGAAGCGCAAGAGCTCAGCAAAGTACAACTGAGCAAACTGTGAGATGTAATCTGGCCGCCTTTTCACTACCGCCCGACTGAGGCCTTCCAAAAGCGTCCTCAAACCCGGAGGCACGTTGACTTTAGCGGGATAGCTGTAGGACATCTCGGCTTCAATGGAGCATCACCTCATAGAGAGAATTCTCCTGATGGGAAATACTATATCAATTAAATCAATCAAATGCATCTGCCCATATTAACGTATATAAAGAACCCGTCAGCTTCAGATACTTTTTATGTAGGTTGACTGTTTCAACTTTTGTCTGAAAAGTTGAACTTACTCTGCGAAGAAACTGTCCTCTTTTCAATTCCCGTATTACAAACGCAAAACAATATGATGTCAAATGACTTTACCAATAGAGGTAACAATGAAATAAAACGGTAAAACGAATTTCGAAATAAGCAGTTCGTCATAATAACGGGCGTGGTCCACATTGGAAAGGCATTATTATGCGTCAGCTTTAGATCACAATGCATGGCATCTGAACTTGCCTCCCGCCTCCTCCATATGGTGGCCAACTAATCAAAGAaagtatttttttcttcatatggGCATAAATTAAACCACAAGACCGATGTTATCGGCATTacaatatactgaacaaaaatataaacgcaatatgcaacaatttcaaacattttactgagttacagttcataatataatacattcattaggccctaatctatggattccacatgactggacaggcaggggcgcagccatgggtaggtctgggagggcataggcccacccactggagagccaggcccagccaatcagaactgTTTTTTAcccacaaaaaggctttattacagacagaaatactcctccgaAAATAtcagggattttttatttcagctcatgaaacctgggatcaacactttacatgtggcgttcatattgttgttcagtgtagaaaCAGCTCATTTGAAATGCTGGATTAATTGACAGTCCTTTATTGAACAGTTTGTAGATCTCTTTAGACACCACACAGGACCACCCTGTTACAATTGAACTATCTCCACATCATCCTCTACAACCCCACAACAAAGTGGATAGAGCACATTTCTAAGACAGAAATGTCccattttttttgttggtatACATATAATGACATTAACTCATATCATTACATGTCATTCATTATAAGATACTTTGCTCTTACAGCTGTGGACTTACTTTATACCAGCACTTTATGGCCACACTCAGTAGTCAACACTTTTACATGACACCAAATCTTACATCCCTTTACACAATCACAGGAGAAGATGGGAGGTCACTGACGGACTTCAGtgtagatgtaaaaaaaaaaaagtgttcataCCCATCCTTGAACATGAAAAAAAGAGTCCCACTTTAAATGAAACACAGCATATTGAAGCTTTCACAAGCCATTTACCCTAAGGACTATCTATGTAGATTATTCAGAACTCTTTCATAAGAATATGCCATTTTATATGAAGGGTGGAAAAGAGTTATTCTTAATTTAGCACGCACAAGATGTAAAGACTGTTTATATCACCCTTCATGTAGTATGAATTAAATACAGTTTAAATCACCCTTCACATGAAGGGAGTCCCATTGGGGAGTCCCATtggggagtcccattgggcggcgcacaattggcccagcatcgtccgggattggccgtcattgtaaacaagaatttgttattaacttacttgcctagttaaataaaggtaaaataacaaaatgaatGTAATGTGAATTAAATACCGTTTAAATCACACTTCATGTAGTATGAATTAAAGACCGTTGATATCACCCTTCATGTAGTATGAATTAAAGACCGTTGATATCACACTTCATGTAGTATGAATTAAAGACCGTTGATATCACCCTTCATGTAGTATGAATTAAAGACCGTTGATATCACACTTCATGTAGTATGAATTAAAGACCGTTGATATCACATTTCATGTAGTATGAATTAAAGACCGTTGATATCACCCTTCATGTAGTATGAATTAAAGACCGTTGATATCACACTTCATGTAGTATGAATTAAAGACCGTTGATATCACACTTCATGTAGTATGAATTAAAGACCGTTGATATCACATTTCATGTAGTATGAATTAAAGACCGTTGATATCACCCTTCATGTAGTATGAATTAAAGACCGTTGATATCACACTTCATGTAGTATGAATTAAAGACCGTTGATATCACACTTCATGTAGTATGAATTAAAGACCGTTGATATCACATTTCATGTAGTATGAATTAAAGACCGTTGATATCACCCTTCATGTAGTATGAATTAAAGACCGTTGATATCACACTTCATGTAGTATGAATTAAAGACCGTTGATATCACCCTTCATGTAGTATGAATTAAAGACCGTTGATATCACACTTCATGTAGTATGAATTAAAGACCGTTGATATCACACTTCATGTAGTATGAATTAAAGACTGTTGATATCACCCTTCATGTAGTATGAATTAAAGACCGTTGATATCACCCTTCATGTAGTATGAATTAAAGACCGTTGATATCACACTTCATGTAGTATGAATTAAAGACCGTTGATATCACCCTTCATGTAGTATGAATTTGCTAATGAAAGATTTGTGCTATGTAGTGCTTGTACAAGTAGTTAAGCATTTGTTATTCATTTGAAGTGGgaccaaaaaaaatgtaaacgaaGTTTGTGACAGCTAATCAAACTTCCATTGTAAAATGAGCACTCTTCTTGCTTGCTTTTTATTGCTTAGAGACCATACCTCAGAGTGGTTATAAAAACAGTGATACAATACCCTGCACTTTCAATTTAGTTTGTGACTGTCTTGAATGTTTCACTCATCATCAGTGTGGCCTGATAGAAAAGCCCGATCAAACTAAAATGACAGAATATTAAGCTTTAATGTCCAGTTTGTACAGTAACCTAAAACCTACCATGATTATTACAATGCCTGTAGTTAATAAGGACCTTGTTGGATTTTGTTAAAAACCAGAGTAAATATTAATATAAATGTGTTCTGTTGTCACCAAAGTATCTCAGGAAAAAAATGTTCCGATTCATAGTACACAGCTGTAGAAAAGGATCTTTCAGGTCCTTGGGTCACTAATAATACCCCTGCCATTGCATGCATAGTGTGCAGATCGATGCCCACTGCCTGTAAACTAAAATAAATAATCTATAACATTGTTTGGATATTGCATTGTGCAAAAATGTTACAAAACATTTTAGAAGTGCATGTTATTTGTAAGCTAATATGTGAATGTCAGAATGTAAAAGCAATTTTATAATATTCAGAATTCAAGGTACCTGACACTAATATTACAAGGTTTCACTGCATGGCATAGTACACTCTGTATGGCACGCTGCGTAATACAATACTACAAGGTAGCAGGCCACTAAGTACTTGTCCCATCATTTAGGGGGTTGTTGTCACCATAAAACTTCACTAATACTTTCTCATTGCAGAAAAAATGATCTATGTTTGTTGGCATCATGACAAGCAAAGTAGGGCCATTTAATCTAGGACACATTTCTGAAAAACCAGAGGCGATAATTGTATGGATATTGGTCAAAAAGAGGGTACTACAACAGCGACAACTAATACAATCAAGAACCTTTGTCTTGCCTTGTCACATGAGGCAAACACAAACAATTGGCAAATAACCATTTGATCACGATTATGGGTTGTAATCAAACATCTCTCGTACATGTCTTCCCAAGAACATGACAAGAACACAAAAGACAAGTTTACTTACTGTTTAACTGTACTGTTACTACCTGTAGTCAAGAAAACCTGACAATGAGAATAAGGTGTGCCTCTTCAAGAAGTATCCTATGTACCATTATGTATGGTCCAAAGAATGGAAGGAAGGTTTGCAGGGCTAAAACCCTCCACTAGATTAAGAAGAAAATGGTATTGACTATGAAATTGTATTTGGATGTGTAAAACATCTATCAGAAAACGGGGGGGAAACTATTTTGTCTGATGAGTCATACTGTGGTTTTGATTAGAAAATAGCCATGCTTCCTATATCATCAAGTGCACAGCTGGAGACGGAGTCGTTGCCTCATCATTATTCGTCCAGTGGTGGGCGGGGTCATTGGGGTACCACTTCCTTCAGCGTGGCCATGGCTGAGTGGATGCGCACGTGAAGTCTGTTCTCAAAGTCATAGCCTGCATAATCCTCCTGAGAGGCAGAGCACAGAACAAATGATGACTTCACAATCAGAATGGACTGTGTTACGTAGTCATTTCAAACCCAATTGGAAAACCCTAACCATTCATATACACGTCATCTGATAACTGTACCTTTGCCTGAAGCAGAAATGCTCTCCCTTTTCCCACCGTCTGGATAGAAACACAATGCAAAAAAAATCTCATTAGTCCATCGAGATAAATCCTTTAATACAATTTTGGacacagacacccacatacacacacagattgtCTGAGTTGGGATATTCTCACCTCTGGCTGGGC includes:
- the LOC110521522 gene encoding uncharacterized protein LOC110521522 produces the protein MTADCDINSAASDRTRRTESALFERVPLSEIDLISNAVLIRTPSVPCEYMIVVQSDNVPETIVFQRDSSVSKKIRNARAAAGGAATGAPGNAQSDCTHCLTPPIAPSQMVKDQPATKLVTPLVVTEDPPLFGGGNKPVLTQLGWNPLSPGDNSFYKHMDVNTALPDANAYNPYMNEMIVDQMNGVNFGILPKVSDEMTGFNVMGPPTFMPPGVSAAEEISASSLVYPPISAGQEANTLCLVLPTISIAQESGDLPLLSPPSISKPQAITVPSVMCPAISQPEETKTSKAEEIEALRSMYPPIVPPSLPNPSVPAPQETTATLLHPPFLAQEETRPPSLPLTQASVHMHQCTGQNALAFHVNEESRRTPYMIPLVSQSIMGVTQMYVQPQQPQFIHSWSREADSQRPCNTAPTAAMPECQDVRPEACGSSWRPCHLARAEFMAGMPTAVACPGGSRTVIGRGQEQGYLPDQANLPMHQDFGTRFSSHHIRMCGANFFQTLCPMSGAYMPIKPSDHRCCQAAPDVVLPHYALINSPTHGVASYLCPTPSSMQPQGFAYDSVHMYCPHSETVNAMSSTFNVRAHAGHQQGTTEHCREPSNMPMGEHPNEQNYSG